The Rhodopseudomonas palustris genome window below encodes:
- a CDS encoding NUDIX domain-containing protein yields the protein MSEANGDPSTRVSARVILLSSEGEVLLIRFAVLRSAREFVFWATPGGGVELGETPLAAAHRELLEELQLETNLEGPVHSVTDSFEHKGSLIQGRDIFFVGRCDRDRVRLHGATEEERSAMQTIRWWKSEEIEQTEETVFPKDLAQVLARIARS from the coding sequence TTGAGCGAGGCGAATGGCGACCCTAGCACTCGCGTTTCCGCACGCGTTATTCTGTTGTCTTCCGAGGGTGAGGTTCTTCTGATCCGCTTCGCTGTTCTGCGATCGGCACGCGAATTCGTATTTTGGGCGACGCCAGGTGGCGGTGTCGAATTGGGTGAGACTCCGTTGGCGGCCGCGCACCGTGAGCTGCTGGAGGAACTTCAGCTCGAAACCAATCTCGAAGGGCCAGTGCATTCGGTAACTGACAGTTTCGAGCATAAAGGCTCGCTGATTCAGGGCCGAGACATCTTCTTTGTCGGCCGTTGTGACCGCGATCGCGTTCGATTGCATGGCGCAACTGAAGAAGAGCGATCAGCGATGCAAACGATACGATGGTGGAAATCGGAAGAGATCGAGCAGACGGAAGAAACAGTATTTCCGAAGGACCTTGCGCAGGTGTTGGCGCGTATCGCTCGGTCGTAG